The following coding sequences lie in one Heyndrickxia oleronia genomic window:
- a CDS encoding Lsa family ABC-F type ribosomal protection protein codes for MSMIQVQDLTFSYPGSFDNIFEGVNFQIDTDWKLGFIGRNGRGKTTFFNLLLGNYEYSGKIISSVEFNYFPYPVSDKNKYTYEIIEEICPQAEDWEFLREISYLNVDAEVMYRPFKTLSNGEQTKVLLAALFLTEGQFLLIDEPTNHLDTDARKMVSNYLRKKKGFILISHDRIFLDGCVDHILSINRANIEVQSGNYSSWKLNFDRQQEHEEATNQRLQKDIGRLKQASKRSAGWSNQVEASKNGTTNSGSKLDKGFVGHKAAKMMKRAKNLESRQQKAIEEKSKLLKNVEKTESLKLEPMEFQTKELIVLDEVSIKYDDQIVNQAISFKVEQGDRIVLDGKNGSGKSSILKLILGNPIQHTGSMKLSSGLLISYVQQDTSHLKGQLSDFIEEHAIDETLFKSILRKMDFDRIQFEKDISHYSGGQKKKLLIAKSLCEKAHLYIWDEPLNFIDIYSRMQIEELIQSFNPTMVIVEHDLAFQQTVATKTISM; via the coding sequence ATGTCAATGATACAAGTTCAAGACTTAACTTTTTCTTATCCAGGTAGCTTTGACAATATTTTTGAAGGTGTGAACTTTCAAATAGATACGGATTGGAAACTTGGATTTATAGGTAGAAATGGACGAGGTAAAACAACATTCTTTAATTTATTATTAGGAAATTATGAGTATAGTGGGAAGATCATTTCTTCGGTAGAATTTAATTATTTCCCTTATCCAGTTTCGGATAAAAATAAATATACTTATGAAATCATTGAAGAGATTTGCCCTCAAGCAGAGGATTGGGAATTTCTTCGTGAAATATCCTATCTAAATGTTGATGCCGAGGTCATGTACCGCCCATTTAAAACATTATCAAATGGAGAACAAACAAAGGTGTTGCTTGCTGCCCTTTTTTTGACTGAGGGTCAATTTCTATTAATCGATGAGCCAACCAATCATCTTGACACTGATGCACGAAAGATGGTCTCTAATTATTTAAGGAAGAAAAAAGGGTTCATATTAATTTCACATGACAGGATCTTTTTAGATGGATGCGTTGACCACATCTTATCGATAAATAGAGCAAATATTGAAGTTCAAAGTGGTAACTATTCTTCTTGGAAGTTAAATTTTGATAGACAGCAGGAACACGAAGAGGCAACCAATCAGCGTCTACAAAAAGACATAGGGAGATTAAAACAGGCTTCAAAGCGATCAGCAGGTTGGTCTAATCAAGTGGAAGCTTCCAAAAATGGGACAACAAATTCGGGTTCTAAGTTGGATAAAGGTTTTGTAGGACATAAAGCGGCTAAGATGATGAAGAGAGCAAAGAACCTTGAATCAAGGCAACAAAAAGCGATAGAGGAAAAGTCAAAACTGCTAAAAAACGTCGAAAAAACTGAGTCATTAAAATTGGAACCAATGGAATTTCAGACAAAAGAATTAATTGTTTTGGATGAAGTGTCTATTAAGTACGATGACCAAATAGTGAATCAGGCCATTAGCTTTAAAGTTGAACAAGGGGACCGAATTGTACTTGATGGAAAGAATGGAAGCGGAAAAAGCAGTATCCTAAAACTAATTCTAGGAAATCCGATACAACATACAGGCTCAATGAAGTTAAGTTCAGGCCTCCTCATTTCCTATGTCCAACAAGATACTTCTCACTTAAAAGGACAGTTATCGGACTTTATTGAAGAGCATGCGATTGATGAAACGTTATTTAAATCCATCCTCCGTAAGATGGATTTTGACCGAATTCAATTTGAGAAAGATATATCTCACTATTCTGGTGGGCAAAAGAAAAAGCTGCTCATAGCCAAAAGTTTATGTGAAAAAGCTCATTTATATATTTGGGATGAACCGTTAAATTTTATTGATATTTATTCACGTATGCAGATTGAAGAGCTTATTCAAAGCTTTAATCCTACAATGG
- a CDS encoding Cfr family 23S rRNA (adenine(2503)-C(8))-methyltransferase, with product MQLKQNNKYGRIKEFLRKYNYPNFRMNQILNAIFKERISKFCEMSVLPKSLREILVKEFGESILGIVPLKEQHSEQVTKVLFGISGNEKIETVNMKYKAGWESFCISSQCGCNFGCKFCATGDIGLKRNLTSDEITDQILYFYLKGHSIDSISFMGMGEALANVQLFDALDVLTDPTMFALSPRRLTISTIGIIPSIKKMPLNYPQVNLTFSLHSPFHEQRSKLMPINDRYPLLDVLDTLDEHIRITSRKVYIAYILLPGMNDSIDHAQEVVRLLKGRYKEGRLYHVNLIRYNPTVSSPLKFGEVNEDDVTNFYKKLKSSGINVTIRSQFGIDIDAACGQLYGNYQKSNKQ from the coding sequence ATGCAATTAAAACAAAATAATAAGTACGGAAGAATAAAAGAATTCTTAAGGAAATATAATTACCCCAACTTTAGAATGAATCAAATATTGAATGCGATTTTCAAAGAAAGAATAAGTAAATTCTGCGAAATGAGTGTACTTCCAAAATCGTTAAGAGAAATTTTAGTAAAGGAATTTGGAGAGTCTATTTTAGGAATTGTTCCTTTAAAGGAACAACATTCTGAGCAGGTCACTAAAGTCTTATTTGGAATTTCAGGAAATGAAAAAATAGAAACGGTAAATATGAAATATAAGGCTGGATGGGAATCATTTTGTATATCATCTCAGTGCGGATGTAATTTTGGGTGTAAATTTTGTGCAACAGGTGACATTGGATTAAAAAGAAATTTGACTTCAGATGAAATAACCGACCAAATCCTTTACTTTTACTTAAAAGGTCATTCCATTGATAGTATTTCTTTTATGGGTATGGGAGAAGCGTTAGCCAATGTACAACTTTTCGATGCTTTAGATGTACTCACCGATCCTACGATGTTTGCTTTAAGCCCGCGTAGGTTAACTATTTCAACTATTGGTATTATACCTAGTATAAAAAAAATGCCTCTGAATTATCCGCAGGTTAATTTAACGTTTTCGTTACATTCTCCTTTTCATGAACAACGAAGTAAGTTGATGCCGATTAATGATAGGTATCCATTATTAGATGTACTGGACACATTAGATGAGCATATACGAATAACATCAAGAAAAGTATATATCGCATATATTTTGTTACCTGGGATGAACGATTCTATTGACCATGCGCAGGAAGTAGTACGTCTATTGAAAGGTCGATATAAAGAAGGTCGTTTATATCATGTAAATTTAATCAGATATAACCCAACCGTCAGTTCTCCTTTAAAGTTCGGTGAAGTTAATGAAGATGATGTTACTAATTTTTACAAAAAATTAAAATCATCAGGTATTAATGTGACCATTAGAAGTCAATTTGGAATTGATATAGATGCTGCATGTGGTCAATTGTATGGAAATTATCAAAAGAGCAACAAGCAGTAG
- a CDS encoding GNAT family N-acetyltransferase: MTDIALDNIRITVDSNETDYNQVCNNLYEYNVGATNGLLKKPGKDINLYLKDDSGKVVGGLFCETWSYGLYIDVFWIADEYRNKGYGKIMIAEAERLGKELGCIFSHTCTFSYQSPEFYKRMGYEVFAVNEEYPEDIKQFFLKKKL; encoded by the coding sequence ATGACTGATATAGCTTTAGACAATATTAGGATTACAGTGGACTCAAATGAAACGGACTACAACCAGGTATGTAATAATTTATATGAGTACAATGTTGGTGCGACAAATGGGTTGCTCAAAAAGCCAGGCAAGGACATTAATTTATATCTAAAAGATGATTCAGGCAAAGTTGTGGGCGGTTTGTTTTGTGAAACCTGGTCTTATGGTCTGTATATTGATGTATTTTGGATAGCTGATGAATACAGAAACAAAGGATATGGAAAAATCATGATAGCAGAAGCTGAAAGGCTCGGGAAAGAACTTGGTTGTATATTTTCTCATACTTGCACATTTTCGTACCAATCGCCGGAATTTTATAAGCGTATGGGCTATGAGGTTTTTGCTGTTAATGAAGAATATCCAGAAGATATAAAACAATTTTTCTTAAAGAAGAAATTATAG
- a CDS encoding DinB family protein, whose protein sequence is MDVRGLLLQQWASCLDEEDWFPPLEKVLENITLEQAIWKPVEGKMNSIWELVSHLLFYEKRLLMRFLGETENEPQAENNEATFRLPTATLQNWMETKQEYFNVHRELEKILAQSEHEDLYRQIPGERSLVLELKSLALHNAYHIGQIVFLSKMQGA, encoded by the coding sequence ATGGATGTACGGGGACTATTGTTACAGCAATGGGCAAGCTGCTTAGATGAAGAAGATTGGTTTCCACCACTTGAAAAAGTGCTAGAGAATATTACTCTTGAACAGGCAATTTGGAAGCCAGTTGAGGGGAAAATGAATTCAATTTGGGAATTGGTTAGTCATTTACTTTTTTATGAGAAGAGACTTCTGATGCGATTTCTTGGTGAAACAGAAAATGAACCCCAGGCAGAAAATAATGAAGCTACATTTCGATTACCAACTGCGACGTTGCAAAACTGGATGGAAACAAAACAAGAATACTTTAATGTTCATCGGGAACTTGAAAAAATACTAGCACAATCAGAACACGAAGACTTGTATAGACAAATCCCTGGAGAAAGATCATTAGTGCTTGAACTGAAAAGCTTAGCCTTGCATAACGCATATCATATTGGGCAAATTGTATTCTTAAGTAAAATGCAAGGAGCTTAG
- a CDS encoding aldo/keto reductase family protein — MEYRRLGNTGLKVSEISLGSWLTYGGYVEEQNATASIDKAYDLGINFFDTANVYMQGGAEIVVGKALKKYVRDSYVLATKVFWPMGDGPNDRGLSRKHIMEQCHASLKRLDTDYVDIYYCHRFDQETPLDETLRALDDLVRQGKVLYIGVSEWTAEQITEAVHLADKKLLDRIVVSQPQYSMLQRYIEKDIIPVCEKHGIGQVVWSPLAQGVLTGKYQKGSQAPAGSRASQEKYSNLFGLLTDENLDKVELLKEVAKDNDMSLATLALSWILRQQNVSSALVGASRPEQMEENVKASGVKLNDETLNRIEDILR; from the coding sequence ATGGAATACCGTCGTTTAGGAAATACAGGACTAAAAGTGAGTGAAATAAGTTTAGGGAGCTGGCTTACGTATGGTGGGTATGTAGAGGAACAAAATGCTACAGCATCTATTGATAAGGCATATGACCTTGGGATAAATTTTTTTGATACTGCCAATGTTTATATGCAAGGAGGAGCAGAAATTGTAGTCGGAAAAGCCTTAAAGAAGTACGTACGTGACTCCTACGTTTTAGCCACGAAGGTATTCTGGCCAATGGGTGATGGGCCGAATGATCGTGGGTTATCCCGAAAACATATAATGGAACAATGTCATGCGAGTTTAAAACGTCTCGACACCGATTATGTGGATATTTATTATTGTCACCGTTTTGATCAGGAAACCCCGCTCGATGAAACATTGCGGGCCTTAGATGACCTTGTACGCCAAGGAAAAGTATTATATATCGGAGTTAGTGAATGGACAGCTGAGCAAATAACAGAAGCTGTTCATCTTGCAGACAAAAAGCTCCTTGACCGAATTGTTGTCAGTCAGCCACAATACAGTATGCTTCAACGGTATATTGAAAAGGACATCATCCCAGTATGTGAAAAACATGGTATTGGCCAAGTCGTTTGGTCTCCTCTTGCCCAGGGTGTTTTAACTGGTAAATATCAGAAGGGTTCTCAGGCACCTGCAGGAAGCCGTGCATCACAAGAAAAATACAGTAATCTTTTTGGATTATTAACTGATGAGAATCTCGATAAAGTGGAACTACTAAAAGAGGTCGCCAAAGACAATGACATGTCACTTGCCACACTTGCACTATCGTGGATTTTACGACAACAAAATGTCTCCAGTGCTCTTGTTGGGGCCAGTCGCCCTGAACAAATGGAGGAAAATGTAAAAGCATCAGGTGTAAAGTTAAATGATGAAACTCTTAATCGAATTGAGGATATTTTAAGATAA
- a CDS encoding aminoglycoside phosphotransferase family protein, with product MTSQYENEEMLTGGNVSNVYRSRDTVRRELKPESPKIHKLLKHLENKGFSYAPKFLGIDEKGREILSFIEGEAGNYPLKEYMWSNEGLKDIAKILRHYHDAVSDFPLSDDWNPIDNTPNKMEVICHNDFAIYNIIFNHQKPAGIIDFDIAAPGPRLWDIAYTLYTCVPLSRLYHTETGEAVYYDSLKDAKRIKERVKLFFESYGIEGLIEDFVEMVLLRLEGLCKFMIRKASEGDIAFQKMMNNGELKHYQNDIKFIREHGKEWI from the coding sequence ATGACAAGTCAGTACGAAAATGAAGAAATGCTAACAGGAGGAAATGTCTCTAACGTTTATCGTTCGAGAGATACTGTTAGGCGAGAATTAAAACCAGAAAGTCCCAAAATTCATAAGTTATTAAAGCACTTAGAAAACAAGGGGTTTAGTTATGCACCAAAGTTCTTAGGTATTGATGAAAAAGGGAGAGAGATTTTATCATTTATTGAAGGAGAAGCTGGTAATTATCCTTTAAAAGAATATATGTGGTCAAATGAAGGATTAAAAGATATAGCTAAAATTCTACGTCATTATCATGATGCAGTAAGTGACTTTCCCTTATCAGATGATTGGAATCCAATAGATAATACTCCAAACAAGATGGAGGTTATATGTCACAATGATTTTGCTATATATAACATCATTTTTAATCACCAAAAACCAGCAGGCATAATTGATTTTGATATTGCTGCTCCTGGTCCAAGACTTTGGGATATAGCTTATACTCTATATACTTGCGTTCCTTTAAGTCGACTTTATCACACTGAAACAGGTGAGGCAGTTTATTATGATTCATTAAAGGATGCCAAACGAATAAAAGAAAGAGTCAAATTGTTTTTTGAATCTTACGGTATTGAGGGATTAATAGAAGATTTTGTAGAGATGGTATTGTTACGATTAGAAGGATTATGTAAATTTATGATAAGAAAGGCTAGTGAAGGTGACATTGCCTTTCAAAAGATGATGAATAATGGGGAACTTAAACATTATCAAAACGATATAAAATTCATTCGTGAACATGGAAAAGAGTGGATTTGA
- a CDS encoding TetR/AcrR family transcriptional regulator, which yields MDRESKRKNTKKLLLDATRALVQERGCHKMTLNDIIKHTGLSKGAIYHYVKSKDELLALVLQERIEETNDRFFAEVNQGKKEFEGPLKEIVKNLPSLQDPHDATNQIFLYLLSKNDQPAVSTIINKFYDQSLQLSKQWITAGQHAGVIPLTVNADKTAELFILISYGFRVRSSIFNDSHDFSADDFSLLMVDLLQSKP from the coding sequence ATGGACCGAGAATCAAAACGAAAAAACACAAAAAAGTTACTATTGGATGCAACAAGAGCTTTAGTACAGGAAAGAGGATGTCACAAAATGACTCTGAACGACATTATCAAACATACTGGACTTTCCAAAGGAGCTATATACCATTATGTGAAAAGCAAGGATGAACTATTAGCTTTAGTTTTACAGGAGAGGATAGAAGAAACCAATGATCGATTCTTTGCCGAAGTAAACCAAGGTAAAAAAGAGTTTGAAGGCCCTTTGAAAGAAATTGTTAAAAATTTGCCATCACTGCAAGACCCCCACGATGCAACAAATCAAATCTTTCTTTATTTGTTATCGAAAAACGATCAGCCTGCTGTCAGTACAATAATTAATAAATTTTACGATCAGTCCCTTCAATTATCCAAACAGTGGATTACTGCCGGTCAACATGCTGGGGTCATTCCCTTAACGGTTAATGCAGATAAGACAGCTGAGTTATTTATATTGATCTCCTACGGCTTCCGTGTGCGCAGTTCCATCTTTAATGATTCTCACGATTTCAGTGCAGATGATTTTTCATTACTTATGGTGGATTTACTGCAATCAAAACCATAA
- a CDS encoding DUF2269 family protein, with translation MNVLLFLHILGAVIFLGNIVTAAFWKIRADIKRDPKFIHHTVKNVMLADFIFTLPGLILIIVSGILMAVQSGYSMDTFNWLTLSLFLFVLTGILWLAVLIPIQRSMIRSSARTIDDGVISNKYQNVSRYWAIVGIAATLLPVVILYLMITKAF, from the coding sequence ATGAACGTTTTGTTGTTTTTGCACATTCTTGGAGCAGTTATTTTTCTTGGGAATATTGTCACTGCCGCCTTTTGGAAAATTAGAGCTGATATAAAAAGGGATCCTAAGTTTATTCATCACACTGTGAAAAACGTTATGTTGGCTGATTTCATCTTTACATTGCCAGGATTAATACTAATTATTGTTTCAGGCATTTTAATGGCCGTTCAATCAGGCTATTCAATGGACACTTTCAATTGGCTTACATTGTCATTATTCCTGTTTGTATTAACCGGTATTCTTTGGTTAGCGGTACTTATACCCATACAACGAAGCATGATCCGTTCCAGTGCCCGAACAATAGACGACGGTGTCATTTCGAATAAATATCAGAATGTATCTCGTTATTGGGCAATTGTAGGAATAGCAGCTACCCTATTACCTGTGGTGATTTTGTATCTTATGATTACAAAAGCATTTTAA
- a CDS encoding DoxX family protein has translation MAPFIVLIVGFLLFSVIGYFELPLNEWQTSLRLAVALMFLFTAMAHWGKRRQGLIKMVPSSLPYPNFIVTITGILEIIGALGLLIPITSKIASICLVILLIVMFPANIHAAKVSVRIGEKPVTPLFLRTILQIIFVTAVILAGWY, from the coding sequence ATGGCTCCTTTTATTGTTCTAATTGTTGGATTTCTGCTGTTTAGTGTAATTGGTTATTTTGAATTACCTTTGAATGAATGGCAAACATCATTGCGCCTTGCTGTCGCTCTCATGTTTTTATTTACTGCAATGGCTCATTGGGGAAAGAGACGTCAAGGTCTTATTAAAATGGTACCTTCTTCGTTGCCATATCCCAATTTCATCGTAACAATTACGGGGATATTAGAGATTATTGGTGCTTTAGGTCTACTGATACCGATCACTTCAAAAATTGCTTCGATATGCTTGGTCATTTTACTAATTGTTATGTTTCCAGCTAATATCCATGCCGCAAAGGTAAGTGTCAGGATTGGTGAAAAACCCGTTACGCCTTTGTTTCTTAGAACCATCCTGCAAATAATTTTTGTAACAGCTGTAATTTTAGCCGGATGGTATTAA
- a CDS encoding HAAS signaling domain-containing protein — MELIDIYIQEITRRLPEKNREDIALELRSTIEDMLPDDYNEEDVKAVLEKLGSPITLASGYRDRPMHLIGPRYFDIYVTLLKMILPIAAICALITVIAEYFIGYAGEEALINVFLNVIGFGIWRIIEVEIHVFFWLTLIFAILERTDKGKEQFPLTVSFKKWTPDDLKDIPYIPKKKAISKFEVFGGLMWTAIWATLYFYANQIVGIYDGGGGRLEFVVPSLNQEVLLRYWPIVVIMVGLEIALALYKLIKGQWTKGMALFNTAIHVIGTIVFIVILINPNLMNKEFIMYITDLFAISADQLKDWIIGGGIFFYLLSVTIIIYDGFLKARIR, encoded by the coding sequence ATGGAGTTGATTGACATCTACATTCAGGAAATTACTCGAAGGCTACCTGAAAAAAATCGTGAGGATATTGCACTTGAGTTACGGTCAACAATAGAGGATATGCTACCTGATGATTATAATGAAGAGGATGTAAAGGCAGTTCTTGAAAAATTAGGAAGTCCAATCACATTAGCTAGTGGATATCGAGACCGGCCAATGCACCTTATTGGCCCACGTTATTTTGATATTTATGTAACGCTGCTAAAAATGATTTTGCCAATTGCCGCTATCTGTGCGTTAATCACAGTCATTGCCGAATATTTTATCGGATATGCCGGAGAAGAAGCGTTAATCAATGTGTTTTTAAATGTAATTGGATTTGGCATATGGAGAATCATTGAAGTAGAGATTCATGTATTCTTTTGGCTCACACTTATATTTGCTATTTTAGAAAGAACAGATAAAGGAAAAGAACAGTTCCCACTAACAGTAAGCTTTAAAAAATGGACGCCAGATGACTTGAAAGATATTCCTTATATACCTAAGAAAAAGGCTATTTCAAAGTTCGAAGTATTTGGAGGTTTAATGTGGACTGCGATCTGGGCAACACTTTATTTTTATGCAAATCAGATTGTAGGTATATATGATGGCGGTGGAGGTAGACTTGAATTTGTTGTTCCATCTTTAAATCAGGAAGTTTTACTTCGGTATTGGCCGATTGTTGTTATTATGGTTGGTTTAGAAATAGCATTGGCTCTTTATAAATTAATCAAGGGTCAATGGACAAAAGGAATGGCACTATTTAATACTGCCATCCATGTTATTGGAACCATTGTATTCATTGTTATATTAATAAATCCAAATTTAATGAATAAAGAGTTCATTATGTATATAACGGATTTATTTGCTATTTCCGCGGATCAATTAAAAGATTGGATTATTGGCGGGGGAATCTTTTTCTACTTGTTATCTGTAACGATTATTATATATGATGGCTTTCTCAAAGCTAGAATTCGCTAA
- a CDS encoding PadR family transcriptional regulator codes for MSNLLISLTTELRRGTLTLAVLSQLQTPQYGYSLVQLLEESGIAIDQSTLYPLLRRLEKQELVSSSWDTSESRPRKYYVLSEYGVEIFLQLKKEWLKSSKELYSLLKGEEDDGVD; via the coding sequence ATGAGTAATTTATTGATTTCATTAACGACAGAGCTTAGAAGAGGAACGTTGACATTAGCAGTTTTAAGTCAATTACAAACCCCCCAGTACGGTTATTCATTAGTCCAGCTATTGGAGGAATCAGGTATTGCCATTGATCAAAGTACCTTATATCCATTGCTTCGCCGATTAGAAAAACAGGAGTTGGTGTCGAGTAGTTGGGATACATCGGAAAGTAGACCACGTAAGTACTATGTTTTAAGTGAATATGGGGTAGAAATTTTTTTGCAGTTAAAAAAGGAATGGTTAAAGAGTTCAAAAGAGCTTTATAGCCTATTAAAGGGGGAGGAAGATGATGGAGTTGATTGA
- a CDS encoding DUF2812 domain-containing protein produces the protein MKQTKYIMSGGLAFSEDKDMEKLRRFSLKGWHVSDFMFMGYTLKKGESSDYIYSVDYRSLNEDEVEEYLDFFSSAGWSHIASEGDIHLFRADPGTIPIYSDRDTSAEKYANLALSMNYFAIPLVLITVIAWIGAMISSGTFQSVLYVIAIILTVFAIPTAWTVITTYNNKWKAKEKKGFVYLSKTILILFFLMAIMILFLVNGSAVQLIASMIIGAILLPTAIWVIMSIYHKIGGKKA, from the coding sequence ATGAAACAAACAAAGTATATTATGTCAGGTGGGCTAGCTTTTTCTGAGGATAAGGACATGGAAAAATTACGCCGATTTTCTTTGAAGGGTTGGCATGTCAGTGATTTTATGTTTATGGGATATACGCTTAAAAAAGGAGAAAGCTCTGATTATATCTACAGTGTAGATTATCGTTCGTTAAACGAGGATGAAGTAGAGGAATACCTTGACTTTTTTTCATCTGCTGGATGGTCGCATATTGCCTCAGAAGGTGATATTCATTTATTCCGGGCAGATCCTGGTACAATACCAATCTACAGTGACCGTGACACATCGGCTGAAAAGTATGCGAATCTAGCCCTTTCTATGAATTACTTTGCCATTCCGCTCGTTTTAATAACAGTGATCGCATGGATTGGAGCAATGATCAGTTCAGGTACCTTTCAATCAGTACTTTATGTAATAGCTATTATTTTAACTGTATTTGCCATTCCGACAGCTTGGACTGTAATCACGACATACAATAACAAATGGAAGGCAAAAGAAAAAAAAGGATTCGTCTATTTATCAAAAACGATACTAATTCTTTTCTTCTTAATGGCTATTATGATTTTGTTTTTAGTCAATGGTAGTGCAGTTCAACTCATAGCATCTATGATCATTGGAGCAATCTTACTTCCAACTGCAATTTGGGTCATCATGTCTATTTATCATAAAATAGGTGGGAAGAAAGCTTAG
- a CDS encoding PadR family transcriptional regulator, which produces MNKAEQLTDSMFYIMAALTKPRHGYAIMSLIEETTKGAITIGPASMYTIIKKLLKQEWIYLYDGSDSRRKTYLLTEKGRDVLEEDVKLRKQMIQLAETGLKEVEE; this is translated from the coding sequence TTGAATAAAGCGGAGCAATTAACAGATTCAATGTTTTATATTATGGCTGCTTTAACTAAACCAAGGCATGGTTACGCAATTATGAGCTTAATTGAAGAAACAACAAAAGGTGCAATTACAATCGGTCCCGCCTCAATGTACACGATTATTAAAAAGTTATTAAAACAAGAATGGATTTATTTATATGATGGTTCGGATTCAAGACGTAAAACCTACCTGCTTACTGAAAAGGGTAGAGACGTGTTAGAAGAAGATGTAAAGCTAAGAAAACAGATGATTCAATTGGCGGAAACAGGATTGAAGGAGGTGGAGGAATGA